One window of Bacillus alkalicellulosilyticus genomic DNA carries:
- a CDS encoding sensor histidine kinase yields MFASIRSKLITLLLLITIIPFGTSIIVTYFYTTQSLKEQAIDENLNLLYQGKVNIETYIRELNNQALVIYQNPDFMNYLKSSRFPTDHGARNIVNTVLQTLLYSDDSINRVYMSILNSNHFVSVSRRSTVIYIENVDNRNQDFYLRAEESPYNQYIQPIYNPHPELRRTNPFTLHRAFTNVPSDEVLAFISLEVNPTKITDLSRQLYDADVEEFYIISQDGSFIFSSQNGRYSEDEQSSWVQDLLSAKQDRGFIEKKEDTFHGVMVYETTSEATGEWILVKRLPYTTLNESAYSVAMINILFGVIGLVLVILATFLVSFQITKPIKILVQNIRQVEKGNMKAQFKSLGNDEIGLLGERFKMMIEKINNLINREYKLEIENKNNQLKVLQSQINPHFLYNALQSIGTVALKNKVPEIYTSLTDLSEIMRYGMNMDEGIVQLEKELNYSKAYLLLQKQRFGDDFEFTIKVDPQALQIKVPKMIMQPIIENYFKHGFDSREGVGNLVIECTISEPFVIMTIRDNGLGVSEERLKEIQRHFYAKHNRGREDTNIGLKNVFVRLKLYYSNQATLRLNNLEGGGFEVMMKLPIHLEEVFHEGDHY; encoded by the coding sequence GTGTTTGCCAGCATTCGTAGTAAGCTGATTACCTTGTTACTCTTAATTACAATTATCCCATTTGGTACATCTATTATCGTAACCTATTTTTATACAACCCAGTCTCTCAAAGAACAAGCAATTGATGAGAACCTAAATCTCCTTTATCAAGGAAAAGTTAATATTGAAACATACATAAGAGAGTTAAATAACCAAGCTTTAGTCATTTATCAAAACCCGGACTTTATGAATTATTTAAAATCATCCCGATTCCCAACAGATCACGGAGCAAGAAATATAGTAAATACTGTACTCCAAACATTATTATATTCTGATGACAGCATTAATCGTGTGTATATGTCTATTTTAAATAGTAACCACTTTGTCTCAGTTTCTAGAAGGTCAACAGTTATCTATATTGAAAATGTTGATAATCGAAATCAGGATTTTTACCTAAGAGCAGAAGAGAGTCCGTATAATCAATATATTCAACCCATTTACAATCCACATCCGGAACTAAGACGTACCAATCCTTTTACATTACACCGAGCATTTACAAATGTGCCTTCAGATGAAGTGCTGGCATTTATCTCGTTAGAAGTCAATCCTACAAAAATTACAGACTTGAGTAGGCAGCTTTATGATGCGGATGTAGAGGAGTTTTACATTATTAGCCAAGATGGAAGTTTTATTTTTAGTTCCCAAAACGGCCGTTATAGTGAAGATGAGCAATCCTCATGGGTTCAAGACTTGTTGAGTGCAAAACAAGATAGAGGGTTCATTGAGAAAAAAGAAGATACATTTCACGGTGTCATGGTATATGAGACGACTTCTGAAGCTACAGGTGAGTGGATTTTAGTGAAACGGTTACCTTATACGACGTTAAATGAGAGTGCATATAGTGTGGCGATGATTAATATTCTATTTGGTGTCATCGGTCTAGTTCTTGTCATTTTAGCGACCTTTCTCGTTTCCTTTCAAATCACGAAACCTATTAAAATTCTTGTCCAAAATATTCGACAAGTTGAAAAGGGAAACATGAAAGCTCAATTTAAATCGTTAGGAAATGATGAGATTGGGTTGTTAGGAGAGCGTTTTAAGATGATGATTGAAAAAATTAACAATCTCATTAATCGCGAATATAAACTTGAAATTGAAAATAAAAACAATCAATTAAAAGTGTTGCAATCCCAAATCAACCCCCATTTTTTATATAATGCTCTTCAATCGATTGGAACAGTTGCTTTAAAAAATAAAGTCCCTGAAATCTATACATCACTTACGGATTTATCTGAAATCATGAGATATGGAATGAATATGGATGAAGGTATTGTTCAATTAGAGAAAGAATTGAATTATTCCAAGGCCTATTTATTACTTCAAAAACAGCGTTTTGGGGATGATTTTGAGTTCACGATAAAAGTAGATCCACAGGCGCTTCAAATTAAAGTTCCTAAGATGATTATGCAACCAATTATCGAGAATTATTTTAAGCACGGTTTTGATTCAAGAGAGGGAGTTGGGAACCTTGTCATTGAATGTACCATTAGTGAGCCGTTTGTCATAATGACTATCCGTGATAATGGATTAGGTGTTTCTGAAGAGCGTCTTAAAGAGATCCAGCGCCATTTTTATGCAAAACATAACCGTGGGAGAGAGGATACAAACATCGGACTTAAAAATGTGTTTGTTCGATTAAAACTATACTACTCTAATCAAGCAACACTTCGATTGAACAATTTAGAGGGCGGAGGATTTGAAGTGATGATGAAGCTGCCAATACATTTAGAGGAGGTCTTTCATGAAGGCGATCATTATTGA